CATTGCCCATGCCCATCTCGATGATAAATCGTTGATAACTCATGCGTCCAACTCCAGTGCAACCGACAAGGCAACATTCGCGATAACTGTTGGCAACCCGTCAGGGCGCGGCACATCGAGACCGCCTTCAACAACGCTAAACGTCAGCTGTCCGTAGGGGAAAATATCGCGCAGGGCTTCGATATCGACCGCGTCAGGCTGCTGCACACCGATCTCAACCGTGATCTGCATGTCTTCT
This Octadecabacter temperatus DNA region includes the following protein-coding sequences:
- a CDS encoding Lin0512 family protein, which produces MATRLLTEFGMGTSLRRQDYTQAARRALQDALWHNSINLAELYGKEKEDMQITVEIGVQQPDAVDIEALRDIFPYGQLTFSVVEGGLDVPRPDGLPTVIANVALSVALELDA